GGCTCGACACCCTGCCCTGCCCCACCCTCTGCCGCGTGCAGGGGGCCGCCTTCGGCGGCGCCGTGGGCCTGGCCGCCTGCTGCGACGTCGTCGTCGCCTCCGAGAAGGCCAAGTTCTGCCTCTCCGAGGTGAAGATCGGCCTGTCGCCCGCGGTGATCAGCCCCTACGTGCAGCGTGCCCTGGGCGAGCGCCAGATGCGCCGCTACGCGCTCACCGCCGAGGTGATGGACGCCACCACCGCCCTGGCGCTGGGCCTCGTTCATCGCCTCGCCCCCCACGACGAGCTCGACGCCGCCGTGGAGGCCATGCTCGACATCCTGCTGGCCGGCTCGCCCCAGGCCCAGCGCGCGACCAAGGCGCTGCTGGCCGAGGTGGCCCGGGAGCCCGACAGCAAGGCCACCCGCGAGCACACCTGCCGGGTGATCTCCGAGCTGCGCGTAAGCCTGGAGGGCCAGGAAGGCCTGGCCAGCTTCTTCGAGAAGCGCCGCCCCGCCTGGACAAACGACAGCGACAACAGTGCCGCCGACAACAACGCCGCGGAGCCCCGCTCATGACCTCTGAAGTGAAGAAATTCGATACCCTGCTGGTCGCCAACCGCGGCGAGATCGCCTGCCGGGTGATGCGCACCGCGCGCGCCATGGGCCTGCGCACCGTGGCCGTCTACTCCGACGCCGACGCCAATGCACGCCACGTGCGCGAGGCCGACGAGGCCGTGCGCCTCGGCCCCGCCGCCGCCCGCGAGAGCTACCTCAAGGTCGAGGCGGTGATCGAAGCCGCACGCCGCACCGGCGCCGGCGCCATCCACCCCGGCTACGGCTTCCTCTCCGAGAACGGCCCCTTCGTGGAGGCCCTCGAGAAGGCCGGCATCACCTTCGTCGGCCCGCCCGCCTCGGCCATCGCCGCCATGGGCGACAAGTCCGCCGCCAAGGAGCGCATGTCCCACGCCGGCGTGCCCCTGGTGCCGGGCTACCACGGCGACGACCAGGATGACGCCCTGCTCAAGAGCGAGGCGGACAAGATCGGCTACCCGGTGCTGCTCAAGGCCAGCGCCGGCGGCGGCGGCAAGGGCATGCGCGTGGTGGAATCCGCCGCGGGCTTCCAGGCCGCCCTCGACGGCTGCCGCCGCGAGTCCCAGGCCGCCTTCGGCGACCAGCGCATGCTGATCGAGAAGTACCTGACCCAGCCGCGCCACGTCGAGGTCCAGGTGTTCTGCGACAGCCACGGCAACGGCGTCTATCTCTTCGAGCGCGACTGCTCCGTGCAGCGCCGCCACCAGAAGGTGCTGGAGGAGGCCCCGGCCCCGGGCATGAGCGCCGAGCTGCGCCGCGAGATGGGCGAGGCCGCCGTGCGCGCCGCCCGCGAGATCGGCTACGTGGGCGCGGGCACCGTGGAGTTCCTTCTGGATGCGGACGGCTCCTTCTTCTTTATGGAGATGAACACCCGCCTGCAGGTGGAGCACCCGGTCACCGAGATGATCACCGGCCAGGACCTGGTCGAGTGGCAGCTGCGCGTGGCCATGGGCGAGCGGCTGCCTCTCGCGCAGGATGAGCTGACCATCACCGGCCACAGCTTCGAGGCGCGCCTCTACGCCGAGGACCCGGAGCAGGACTTCCTGCCCGCCACCGGCCGTCTGGACCGCTTCGCCCTGGACCTGGTGGGCGCCGGCCTTAGCTCTTCAGGAAAGGGCTCCAACAAGGTGCGCCTGGACAGCGGCGTGGAGAGCGGCGACGTCGTCTCCATGCACTACGACCCGATGCTCGCCAAGCTGATCGTCCACGGTGACGACCGCGACCAGGCACTCGCCACCCTTAACCGGGCACTCGCGGCGCTGGACGTGCAAGGGGTGGTCACCAACCGCGCCTTCCTGCAGCGCCTGGCCACCCACCCGGCCTTCAAGGGCTGTGAGCTCGACACCCGCTTCATCGAGAAGAACGAAGCGACCCTGTTCGCCACCCAGGAGATCACCACCGAGGCCTACGCCGCCGCGGCGCTGATCGGCCTCAAGCAGCTGGCCCGCGAGTGCGAGAGCGACTCCCCCTGGGATCGCCATGACGGTTTCCGTCTCAACGCACCGCACACCATCCGCCTGGCCCTGTGCGCCACCGGCCAGAACCTTACCAATGCCCAGGCGCCGGACGCCGAAGGCGTGGTGATCGTGGAAGGCACCCGGGAGACCGACGCCGATCCCTGGCACCTGACCATCGGCGACACCACCCTCACCGCCCGCCTGCAGCACCTGGAAGGCGACGCCGTGGCGGTGACCCTCGACGGCCACCGCCGCCGCCTGCAGGCGCGACTGGGCGAGAACGGCGTGGTGGTGATGGCCGACCCGAGCGGCGAGACCTGCCTGTTCTGGCGCCGCATCGACGCCATCGACCACGGCCAGCACGAGGCGGAATCCACCCTCACCGCGCCCATGCACGGCACCGTGGTGGCGCTGCTGGTGGAGCCGGGCCAGAAGGTGGAGAAAGGCATGCCGCTGATGGTCATGGAAGCCATGAAGATGGAGCACACCATGTCCGCCCCCGCCGATGGCCACGTGGCGAGCTTCCACTTCGCCGCCGGCGACACCGTGGGCCAGGGCGACGTGCTGCTCGAATTCGCCCCGGAGGAATAAGACGATGGCATTCCCGAAACAGGTTCGCCTGGTCGAGGTCGGTCCCCGCGACGGCCTGCAGAACGAGCCCGAGCCGATCAGCACCGCCACCAAGCTGGAGCTGATCGACCGCCTGGGCGCGGCCGGCCTCTCCTACATCGAGGCGGCCAGCTTCGTCTCGCCCAAGTGGGTGCCGCAGATGGCCGACCACCGCGAGGTGATGCAGAACCTCGCCCGGCTGGATGGCGTCACCTACGCGGCGCTGACCCCCAACCTCAAGGGGCTGGAAGCGGCCCTCGAGTGCGGCGTCGAGGAGGTAGCGGTGTTCGGCGCCGCCTCCGAGGCCTTCTCGCAGAAGAACATCAACTGCTCCGTGGCCGAGTCCCTGGCACGCTTCGAACCGGTGCTGGAGCGCGCCCAGGCCGCCGGCGTGCGGGTGCGCGGCTACGTCTCCACCGTGCTGGGCTGCCCCTACGAGGGCGAGATCGCCCCGGCCAAGGTGGCTGAAGTCTCGAAAGCGCTCTATGAGATGGGCTGCTACGAGATCTCGCTCGGCGACACCATCGGCGTGGGCACACCGCTCAAGGCCAAGCGCATGCTCGAGGCGGTGAGCCGCGAGGTGCCCATGGCCCAGCTCGCCGCCCACTTCCACGACACCTACGGCCAGGCGCTGGCCAACCTCTACGTGGTGCTGGAGGAAGGCATCGCGGTGGTGGACAGCTCCGTCGCCGGCCTCGGCGGCTGCCCCTACGCCAAGGGCGCCTCCGGTAACGTGGCAAGCGAAGACGTGGTCTACCTGCTCAACGGCCTCGGCATCGAGACCGGCATCGATCTCGACAAGCTCGCAGATACTGGCACCTGGATCACCCAGGCCATCGGCCGGCCCAACCGCTCCAAGGTGGGGGTAGCACTAGCGGCCAGGTAATCGCAAAGCCAACAAGCGAAAGCCCCCGAGCCAGATGAATGACTCGGGGGCTTTGGTATTGCATAACGCCGCCAGCACGCGCGGCTTTCTAGTGGAGGCGAAGCCGCAACGAAAAAGCCGTCGCTGTGCCTGGCCTTGTTATAAATCTTCTTCACGTAACGTGCTTCCAATAAAATAAAAGTCGAACTTATGGCAAACTCTTTCCAGCTTTACTGAATCTGTGGTGATTGCAACGCCGAAATTGCGGTGATTCTCTAGCTGAGGCCTTGTACCCAAATAAGGCAAAAGTGGATTAACCCGCTCAAGGTTGAACCAAAATGAACCGTAATGCTTGGTTCGGACAACGTAAAGCGTTGATCTAGGATTTCCCTCATCAGCTCTAACCAAATTTAAAGATACCCGCTTTCCATTATCCATTGCATCAAATGAGAACGAATATGGGTATTCACCATTTTGGTTAGGCTTAATAAGAAATAGTCCAGGCGAATAATAGTCTGGTGGTAGTTCATCAGGAAACAAAAAACCTCCGCCTTGACTGAAAAAGCAAAGGTAGTAAACAAGACTATTCATCTTTTCCGCCTCAGGACCTTGCTTCCATTCAAGAAACTTTCACCATTCTTAGATTCCCATTTATGCTGATCCGAATAGACTTTTGGTCCGCCAACAATAGGCCCCCAAACAATGTCCTTTGAGAATTTATAGGTTCTGGTTTGCCCATTCCTTCTGATATTTGAACGATATTCAATTGCCTCTATTTCAGTTAAGCTCTCTATATCAAAGTTCCAAAATTCATCATCGTCGAACTGAAACTCAACAACTGATTCGCAGTTATGCATTTGTACTGCCCAAGCTTTTGCTACATGTAATGCAGTGCCCAAGTAAAATCCTTGCCCTAACTCACCGCCACCTAAAGCAGTGTCAACTTTACCTTCTACCAAGGTATCTGCATGCGCTTCAGCAGTTCCATGATACGTGGTGATCTTGTCAAAATTACTCATAACTTCCCTGATGATTTATAACGCGAAGCTTTGCGGCAATTTTGGAGCCGCGAAGCGGTGGAAAAATTGTCCGGCAACAGCGACTGGTTATGCATCATTCGTAGTGGCTCCAGAGCCTGAGGACTTTCACCACTTGCTCGTCCTCAAGCACTTGGTAGACAAGACGATGCTGAATATTGATGCGACGTGAATAGGCCCCCGCAAGATCACCAATGAGCTTCTCAAACGGAGGCGGCTTGCGGTATGGATCTTCCGCTAGCAGCGCTAACAGTTCCTGGGCTTTTGGTTTGAGTCCGCTGGAGGCCAACTTCTTTGCATCTTTCTGGGCTTGCTTGGTGTAAACCAACTTCCATGTCACCAGTCCAGCTCCTCATCGCATTCATCCACGGGGGAATCCATCCCCTCACGAATAGACTCCCTCATACCCGGTACGGAGAGCAGGTAAAGTGTCTCCTGAATTGCAGACCAATCTTCCTCGGAAACCAGAACAGCTTTGTTCCGCTTACCCATGATGACGATTGGTTGGTGGGACTCAGCGGTCTCGTCGATCAACCGATATAGGTTGCTGCGCGCCTCAGTTGCTGTGATTCCGGTCATGACGCACCTCTTGTGTGTTCAACTTTTCACCAAGTGTACGCCTTTGGGTACGTACGTCAAGACGAACGCCACGCATAACGCTTACGCTTAGCGCACCGGTGACTTTGACGTAGCGAAGCGGAGACAAAGGCATCCGAGTGCCGCGCCTGGTTATGTTTGATATTCGATTTCTACGGCCGACTCGTCTCCACAATGAATGAAGAGTTCCCCTTTCGCTGAATTTGAAGATGAAAACTGAAACCAACCACGGCCAGACTTTTCACGACCATCATCATTTCCAGACCAAGAAAACTCGACTCGCCCTCCATCATCTGGAATGCGGTAGTCGATTTGGCCCTCAACTGCTCCGAATACAAAAAAGCCGAGGCCATCTTCATCGAACTGGAAGTATCCGGGCTCGATAAGATCAACAAAGTCTTGATCCCACATTTCCATCCACTTAATTCGCCAGCGTCCAACGACTTTACTCAAACTACCTCCTTAAAACATAACGCCCGGCTTTGGGGCGGACTTGTAGCCGCAAAGCGGCGGAAAGGCCGTCCCAGCCCCGAAGGGGCGACAACAGCCGATTGTTATGTGAGCGCGCCGCCATCTATAGACCTTGCCTTGCTCTTTCGATTGCAGACTTGACCGCCGACAAGGCCTGAGGACTATTCTTCCAGCAAGTAGTTCTGAGCATAGACGCCACTCTTTCAGCAATTTCTTTTGGCTCATAGTTCGCTAACTCAGAAAAAGAATCTATACCTATTTCCTCAAAACGTTTAACAACCGTAGGCCCCACACCCTTCACTTCGAGTAGAGCGGTTTTTTCTGATTCACTGAATGCCATACCGGAACTCCTTAAGCCACATAACGCCCGCCTAAGGGGCTGGCAACGCATACCACTAAACTCAAACACAACAACCGAAACCACCGCGGCTCAATGGGACGGGAAACGCCACGCGTTGACAGTCCCTCTTGAGGCGTTTGTTATGCATGTGCCACAACGCGAGCCATATGGTAAACGTCAACGTAGCTGCCATTTCTGAATGCATAAGCTTTCGACTCACCTTCAATTACAAAGCCGAATTTCTTGTACAAGTTAATCGCTCGTTCGTTATCCACATAGACCGTCAATTCGATTCGTTTCAAATTCAGCCAGTTATCCGCTAAATCGATAACCGTTTTCAGTAAAGCACTACCAACACCTAAACCTTGAACATCGTCTTTGACGCCCATACCGAATGTACCGACGTGACGACGTCGCGGATTGGTACATAGCTCAAAGCCCAAATTACCTACTACTTCACCGTCCACTACTGCCACATAGGCATAAACATGCTCTGGAATATTCTGGAAACGTTTTTCCCACATATCTGAGGATGGAAAAGGAAGTTGTAATGTGCCGGTGTAGGCATTTGGGCACTCATAAATTCCTTTTATCGC
The Halomonas alkalicola DNA segment above includes these coding regions:
- a CDS encoding GNAT family N-acetyltransferase, whose amino-acid sequence is MKGIYECPNAYTGTLQLPFPSSDMWEKRFQNIPEHVYAYVAVVDGEVVGNLGFELCTNPRRRHVGTFGMGVKDDVQGLGVGSALLKTVIDLADNWLNLKRIELTVYVDNERAINLYKKFGFVIEGESKAYAFRNGSYVDVYHMARVVAHA
- a CDS encoding acetyl/propionyl/methylcrotonyl-CoA carboxylase subunit alpha, with translation MTSEVKKFDTLLVANRGEIACRVMRTARAMGLRTVAVYSDADANARHVREADEAVRLGPAAARESYLKVEAVIEAARRTGAGAIHPGYGFLSENGPFVEALEKAGITFVGPPASAIAAMGDKSAAKERMSHAGVPLVPGYHGDDQDDALLKSEADKIGYPVLLKASAGGGGKGMRVVESAAGFQAALDGCRRESQAAFGDQRMLIEKYLTQPRHVEVQVFCDSHGNGVYLFERDCSVQRRHQKVLEEAPAPGMSAELRREMGEAAVRAAREIGYVGAGTVEFLLDADGSFFFMEMNTRLQVEHPVTEMITGQDLVEWQLRVAMGERLPLAQDELTITGHSFEARLYAEDPEQDFLPATGRLDRFALDLVGAGLSSSGKGSNKVRLDSGVESGDVVSMHYDPMLAKLIVHGDDRDQALATLNRALAALDVQGVVTNRAFLQRLATHPAFKGCELDTRFIEKNEATLFATQEITTEAYAAAALIGLKQLARECESDSPWDRHDGFRLNAPHTIRLALCATGQNLTNAQAPDAEGVVIVEGTRETDADPWHLTIGDTTLTARLQHLEGDAVAVTLDGHRRRLQARLGENGVVVMADPSGETCLFWRRIDAIDHGQHEAESTLTAPMHGTVVALLVEPGQKVEKGMPLMVMEAMKMEHTMSAPADGHVASFHFAAGDTVGQGDVLLEFAPEE
- a CDS encoding Txe/YoeB family addiction module toxin, with product MTWKLVYTKQAQKDAKKLASSGLKPKAQELLALLAEDPYRKPPPFEKLIGDLAGAYSRRINIQHRLVYQVLEDEQVVKVLRLWSHYE
- a CDS encoding helix-hairpin-helix domain-containing protein, yielding MAFSESEKTALLEVKGVGPTVVKRFEEIGIDSFSELANYEPKEIAERVASMLRTTCWKNSPQALSAVKSAIERARQGL
- a CDS encoding enoyl-CoA hydratase-related protein, with the protein product MSETTFSRLELDDRGIAWLTLERPEVHNAFDDSLIAELNAHLERLRDAAHHGEVRAVVLGSEGKSFSAGADLGWMKRMVEYDFEGNLADSRKLAALMHGLDTLPCPTLCRVQGAAFGGAVGLAACCDVVVASEKAKFCLSEVKIGLSPAVISPYVQRALGERQMRRYALTAEVMDATTALALGLVHRLAPHDELDAAVEAMLDILLAGSPQAQRATKALLAEVAREPDSKATREHTCRVISELRVSLEGQEGLASFFEKRRPAWTNDSDNSAADNNAAEPRS
- a CDS encoding type II toxin-antitoxin system Phd/YefM family antitoxin → MTGITATEARSNLYRLIDETAESHQPIVIMGKRNKAVLVSEEDWSAIQETLYLLSVPGMRESIREGMDSPVDECDEELDW
- a CDS encoding hydroxymethylglutaryl-CoA lyase — protein: MAFPKQVRLVEVGPRDGLQNEPEPISTATKLELIDRLGAAGLSYIEAASFVSPKWVPQMADHREVMQNLARLDGVTYAALTPNLKGLEAALECGVEEVAVFGAASEAFSQKNINCSVAESLARFEPVLERAQAAGVRVRGYVSTVLGCPYEGEIAPAKVAEVSKALYEMGCYEISLGDTIGVGTPLKAKRMLEAVSREVPMAQLAAHFHDTYGQALANLYVVLEEGIAVVDSSVAGLGGCPYAKGASGNVASEDVVYLLNGLGIETGIDLDKLADTGTWITQAIGRPNRSKVGVALAAR